The genomic DNA CTTTTGAATTTAAAGACTTTGTGGCGGCAGTCGATTTCGTTAACAGACTGGTAGAACCAGCAGAGTTAGCAGGTCATCACCCAGACATTGCGATTAATTACAACAAAGTTACCGTGTCGCTTACGACACATGATGCTGGTGGCATTACTAACCAGGACTTTGCTCTAGCTGAAACGATTTCTCAATTAACTAAGTAACTAGTAGACTAATGCTTAAATAAGCCTATCAGCAATAAACAAGAGAACAACGTAGAGTTAATAACTTGCTACTTGCTACTTCCGCACAGCGATATTAGTGTATCGACATTTCTGGTTAGACTCTTTTAAGTATGCGTCTAAACCTACCGCCGCTATAGTCGATATAGGCGATTGCTTTATTGAGGGGCATAATCCTAACCCTACCGTCTTGGCTATTTGCCTGATAGACTTTTTTGTGAGTCATGTCTAAAGCGGTCATCCAACCACTATGATGATGATAAGCTCCAGTTTCAATATCCAACCAGCCAGGACCTGCTGCTATTTGACCTGGTTCGACTCCTGGAAGTGTGAAAGTGATAGTGTGACCCGTAATAATTTGTTTGTCTTCAAAAAACGGCTGTTTGTTACCGTGAAATTCATTTCTAATCCAGCAAAACTGTGCGGAAGACTGTTCTCCTAAAGGTATCTGAGGATGCACGCCCGCATGAACTAACCAATACTCTCCTAAATCCAGGTAAAGCGGCAAATTTTTCATCCAGTCAATGTGTTCCTGGGGAATTTTGCTGTTGTAACTGCTAACCGTAGCATGACCGCCGCTATAAAGCCAACTTTGATAGAGATCCATCGAAACTTCTCCACTACCGACGACATTAAGCAACATTTCTTCGTGATTACCTCGCAGACATTTATAATTATTAGCAATTGCTAATTCTACTACCTGTGCGCTTTTAGGTCCTCGATCGATTAAATCGCCCAGAAAGTAAATTTCATCGTCGCTGTTGGGAGAAATTAAGTCTAACAAAGTAATCAAGGTGTCGTAGTGTCCGTGTACGTCACCAATTACGATTTGGCGGTGATTGGTCATATTAAACTGTGTGTGTACGACTTCAGAGGGGTTATTGCTATTAACTAAAGAAGTTTCTCAGCCAGTTATAGCAAATTGTTAATTTATCTATCTAAAGTGTTCCCATTTAACGGAAAAAGTTTTACGTCGGCTCTGAATTGTTTTTATCTTGACATTGTAACTATAAAAAAACAAATACATAGAGATAGAGATATTAATGAGCTTTACAGAAATTGTTGTTTAAAATTCATTTATGATAGATACAACATTGGCATCAAATACCAAATTTAAAATTCTCAAACAACCTAGTAGTGAGGCTTGGCTCCAACAAACTCTCGCCAATCTAGATGTTGTTTTACTCGATCATTCCCACTGCGAACGCAAAGCGGCAGGAGCGGCAATTAATTTGATGTTTCGCTATCCCGCCCATCATCACTTAGTCAGACAGTTAACAGCGATCGCCAAAGAAGAATTAGAGCATTTTGAGTTAGTCAATCAATGGCTGGAAACCAGAAAAATTTCCCTGGCTCCTTTAAACTCTCCTCCCTACGGAGCAAAATTAAAATCTCAAATTCGCCATGCCGAACCAGAACGGTTGCTAGATTCTCTAATGGTTTCGGCTCTAATTGAAGCGCGATCGCATGAAAGATTGAATTTAATAGCCGAACACTGTCCAGAGCGCGATTTAGCTAAATTTTATCGCAGTTTAGTAGCATCAGAAGCCCGTCACTACGGTATTTATTGGTTATTAGCCGACCGCTACAGCGAACGAGAGATATTGAATCAACGTTTAGAAGAATTGGCAACTTTTGAAAGCGAAATATTAGCTACTTTACATCCAGAACCGAGAATACATAGTTAAAGCTAAGTAGATGGATAAAATTTATGGCGAGTTTCGAGTTAGAGATTGGCAACAGCGCGATCGCGACTCAGCAGCGCGAGTAATTCGACAAGTATTGAGTGAATATGGTTTACCCTGGCAACCAGAAGATGCCGATCGCGATGCAGTAGAAGTAGAAGCGTCATATCTGGCGACTGGAGGAGAATTTTGGGTTGTCGAACGGGCAAACAAAATTGTTGGAACGGCAGGATATTATCCCACTACTAGAGGCGAAAAAGCGGTAGAAATTCGTAAAATGTATTTATTGCCCGAAGTAAGAGGCAGAGGATTGGGTAAATATTTATTGCGAGAATTGGAAACAGCCATAATGCGGCGCAATTACGCACAAATTTGGCTCGAAACGGCTACGGTATTAGTTGAAGCCGTAAAACTCTATCAAAGCTTTGGTTATCAACCCGCTACGGGAATAGAAACCGAACGGTGCGATTTGGTGTATGTTAAGAAATTGAGTATAAACAACAAACCATAACAAATTATGCTCTTAATAGCTGGCGATATTGGCGGAACCAAAACAATTTTACGTCTGGTAGAAGTTACCGAAGTTACTCAGACAGAAAAGTCATTTAAAACTGTTAAAGAAGCACAGTATGTCAGTGCTAGTTTTGTCGATTTAGTGCCGATGGTAAAACAGTTTTTAGCTACGGGCAATTATTCAACGCCGCAAGCTGCCTGTTTTGCGATCGCAGGTCCCGTAATTAATAATACTTCTAATCTAACTAACATTAGTTGGGTTTTAGATTCACAGCGTTTATCAACTGAATTAGGCATTAAAGAAGTTAGTTTAATTAACGATTTTGCAGCTAATAGCTTTGGTATTTTGGGTTTAAAAGATGCCGATCTGCACACACTTCAAACTGGAGTCAAGCAAGGTAACTCTCCTATAGGCGTAATTGGTGCGGGAACTGGTTTGGGAGAAGCATTTTTAGTGCCTCAAGGACAGAGATATTTAGTTTTTCCTACCGAAGGTGGTCATACAGACTTTGCACCTAACAACAAGCTAGAAATTCAGCTTTTAGAATATTTACAAGATAAACTGGCAACGAATCACGTTTCTGTAGAAAGAGTAGTTTCTGGTCAGGGAATTGTCGCTATCTATCAATTTTTGCGTGACTCTAATTTTGTTCAAGAATCAGCAACAGTTGGCGATAAAGTTAGAACTTGGGAAAAAGAAACCGAAAAAACTATCGATCCTGCTGCCATTATTTCTCAGGCAGCTTTCAAACAGAGCGATCGCCTGTGCGTCAAAACTATGGAGATGTTTGTTGAAGCTTATGGTGCTGAAACTGGCAATTTAGCTCTTAAATTGTTGCCCTATGGTGGCATTTACATTACTGGTGGAATTGCCGCTAAAAACTTACTGTTAATGCAAGATGGACGGTTTATCAATGCCTATAAGCAAAAAGGCAGAGTTAGTAATCTTCTAGATAATATTCCCGTACATATTGTTCTTAATCCTCAAGTAGGATTAGTAGGTTCGGTGCTTTACGCCTTACAGTCTGGTAAACGAGAATCGAATTTGAATAGTTAAAATTAAATGGTTTGTTTCAATTGCATTTGCTATCTTTGTTTCTGGTTAAACTTGGGTATCTGTATATGCTATTAGACAAGCTTATAAGCCAGATAATTCTGAAAAGAGCGAGGTCGATCGCGTCAGTAATTAAAGCAAAAAGTTATGTTTAAAGCGATCGAACTTTTAAAGATCGAAGTGCATTTGATTGCCGATCGCAAAACCAAGGCTTTCGTATAATGATTTACCTTGAGGGGAAGCATGTAAAACTGCTCTAGTGCAACCAATAGATTTAAGATACTCTATTGTCTTGCTAGTCAATTCTTTGCCAATGCCTTGATGTCGATAAGATTTTTCCACATAAACACCCCATATATAACCATAGTTTCGAAATTCTGCCTTAAAAATTCCAGGATATAGACCATCAAATAACTGACAGCTAACAGAACCAACTATATTTCCTTCTACTTCGGCAACAAAAGCTTGATATTGTAAATTTTGGCGAGCATTGTCAATATAGTTAAGCGTCGTTTCTTTCCAGTTAGCAGCGATCGCATCTTCCTGAAAACCGAGATCGAGCCACATTTGATAAAAGTGTTCGGCAATAATTAAATCGTTTTGTGAAGTGGCAGTTTTAATATCAAAATAGCTTTGATTCACGGTTGTTAATTAAACAATTGAATTGGGAACAGTAAAAGCGATCTTATTTTACTGAAACTTTCGGCAATGAAAATTGTACTAGATATTGACAAGCTTCTTTTAGAAGGAAGAATCACTAGAGAAGAGTACGAGCGGCTTAAAAAATTTGCTTCTGAAGAAACAGGTTCGCTGGCACTAAATATTTTAATTGGATTTGGAGTTATTGCAGTTGTTTTAGGTGCCTTAGCATTACTACCATCGTCTGTTACTGCAATTGCCATAGGTATTGCTTTATTGTTAGCTGGAATATTTTTGCGAATTAATCGTTTTCGCGATTGGAAAGTGCTTAGAGCAATCCTGTTACTAGTTGGAGCGATTTTGGCAAGCGGAGGAATTCTAGCTTTAACAGAAGGAAGTATTTTGGGCTATCTTCTCACCACAATTCTCTGTCTTATTGGCAGTGTCTATGCACAAAGTAACTTACTTGTTATTATTGCCACACTTTCTTTATCCGCAACTGTTGGTGCTATGACAGGCTATATGCACGCAGTGTATTTTCTGTCAGTTCGACAGCCAACTTTAACAATCTTGCTATTTAGTTTATTAAGTTGGGGTTCTTATCAATTATCTTTCCGAATACCAAGGAAATATCAGCCTCTAACTATTACATTTTCAAGAACATCTATATTTCTGGTTAATTTGGGCTTTTGGGTTGGTTCGCTATGGGGAGATTCTCTTTGGCGACTGAGAACTAACTGGAGTTTCCGTAGCGGAGAAATGATTCCCGACTGGATTTTTGTAGTTAGTTGGGCTTTGGGAATACTAATCGTCGGAATATGGGCAGCCAAACAAGGTAAAAGATGGGTAGTAAATTTGCTAATGGTTTTTGGCGCAATTCATTTTTATACTCAATATTTTGAAAGGCTTGGAGCTTCACCTATGTCACTTCTATTTGCAGGTTTTATAGCTTTGGGAATTGTAATAGCTGTTGATAAATTTAATAGAGAACTATTGTCTTAATACAGCCATTTAAGCTATTTGCTCTCGAACACTTTGTATAAACTTTTAGACCAGCGAAGAAATATGACGCTGATTTAATTATTATCGACTGGTTTGACGGCAGCTTGCAAAATTTCCACATCTTTGAGCCAAAATACACCAACTGATTCAAATTCAACGCTAACAGTTATTGAACCTGAATATCGCTCTTTTTTGTAGTGAAAAGGTAGTGTACTAATATGCCAAGCAGTTGTCCCTTTTATTCCCGAACAATATTCATAACCCCAACCACCAGTATTTTTAACACTTAAAACTAATTTAGCTGGTTTAAGTAAATTCGCTGTT from Myxosarcina sp. GI1 includes the following:
- a CDS encoding 4a-hydroxytetrahydrobiopterin dehydratase, whose amino-acid sequence is MAILTLNCLGERAIAKPATVLSKTEISQKLQQFPGWTQKNNKIVKTFEFKDFVAAVDFVNRLVEPAELAGHHPDIAINYNKVTVSLTTHDAGGITNQDFALAETISQLTK
- a CDS encoding GNAT family N-acetyltransferase; protein product: MDKIYGEFRVRDWQQRDRDSAARVIRQVLSEYGLPWQPEDADRDAVEVEASYLATGGEFWVVERANKIVGTAGYYPTTRGEKAVEIRKMYLLPEVRGRGLGKYLLRELETAIMRRNYAQIWLETATVLVEAVKLYQSFGYQPATGIETERCDLVYVKKLSINNKP
- a CDS encoding GNAT family N-acetyltransferase encodes the protein MNQSYFDIKTATSQNDLIIAEHFYQMWLDLGFQEDAIAANWKETTLNYIDNARQNLQYQAFVAEVEGNIVGSVSCQLFDGLYPGIFKAEFRNYGYIWGVYVEKSYRHQGIGKELTSKTIEYLKSIGCTRAVLHASPQGKSLYESLGFAIGNQMHFDL
- a CDS encoding glucokinase produces the protein MMLLIAGDIGGTKTILRLVEVTEVTQTEKSFKTVKEAQYVSASFVDLVPMVKQFLATGNYSTPQAACFAIAGPVINNTSNLTNISWVLDSQRLSTELGIKEVSLINDFAANSFGILGLKDADLHTLQTGVKQGNSPIGVIGAGTGLGEAFLVPQGQRYLVFPTEGGHTDFAPNNKLEIQLLEYLQDKLATNHVSVERVVSGQGIVAIYQFLRDSNFVQESATVGDKVRTWEKETEKTIDPAAIISQAAFKQSDRLCVKTMEMFVEAYGAETGNLALKLLPYGGIYITGGIAAKNLLLMQDGRFINAYKQKGRVSNLLDNIPVHIVLNPQVGLVGSVLYALQSGKRESNLNS
- a CDS encoding metallophosphoesterase family protein; this encodes MTNHRQIVIGDVHGHYDTLITLLDLISPNSDDEIYFLGDLIDRGPKSAQVVELAIANNYKCLRGNHEEMLLNVVGSGEVSMDLYQSWLYSGGHATVSSYNSKIPQEHIDWMKNLPLYLDLGEYWLVHAGVHPQIPLGEQSSAQFCWIRNEFHGNKQPFFEDKQIITGHTITFTLPGVEPGQIAAGPGWLDIETGAYHHHSGWMTALDMTHKKVYQANSQDGRVRIMPLNKAIAYIDYSGGRFRRILKRV
- a CDS encoding tRNA-(ms[2]io[6]A)-hydroxylase; translated protein: MIDTTLASNTKFKILKQPSSEAWLQQTLANLDVVLLDHSHCERKAAGAAINLMFRYPAHHHLVRQLTAIAKEELEHFELVNQWLETRKISLAPLNSPPYGAKLKSQIRHAEPERLLDSLMVSALIEARSHERLNLIAEHCPERDLAKFYRSLVASEARHYGIYWLLADRYSEREILNQRLEELATFESEILATLHPEPRIHS